One genomic region from Argentina anserina chromosome 2, drPotAnse1.1, whole genome shotgun sequence encodes:
- the LOC126784999 gene encoding inositol-pentakisphosphate 2-kinase-like: MEVILEKKDADDWVYRGEGAANLVLAYSGSSPDFIGKVMRIQKAERNGSKRSSSPTALTMHERLLWKDLEDVVSSSNKELASQLYVKHVMSPLLGTKFVDSGMHVPATRELLETVEKNVNFQRPASRVDAAKVDTECDYVLLMSDHSIFPSGIQEGETCISVEIKPKCGFLPSSEYIDEGDAIKRRITRFRMHQALKLHDGKVSEYSDYDPLDLFSGSKDRIHKAIKDLFATPQNNLRVFVNGSLIFGGLGGGAESTDSVIEDKFETALEGVIQGGDGSRTVNFLQLIAEIVHKSGVMDQLLEIQKLDNLDIDGAIHAYYDIISEPCMVCTELGRDKASNRYSALHSLPLDEKLKIVKDFLIAATAKDCSLMFSFRPRKDGSIGSLYNNVYLESTNQYYDYKVHFIDLDLKSLKNLETYYELDKKIVSCYNEMMNTKERLKLQVQRLVKVRTEISYSAMEDALLEKLHVRCFLNGV; the protein is encoded by the exons ATGGAGGTCATTTTGGAGAAGAAAGACGCAGATGACTGGGTTTACAGAGGCGAAGGAGCTGCCAATCTTGTTCTTGCTTACAGTGGTTCCTCCCCAGATTTT ATTGGGAAAGTAATGCGGATACAGAAGGCGGAAAGAAATGGGTCCAAACGCTCGAGCAGTCCCACGGCACTGACAATGCATGAACGCCTCTTGTGGAAGGACCTGGAGGATGTAGTCAGTTCCTCTAACAAAGAGCTTGCCAGCCAGTTGTATGTGAAGCATGTCATGAGTCCCTTGTTGGGTACCAAGTTCGTCGATTCTGGG ATGCATGTCCCTGCTACCCGGGAATTATTGGAGACGGTGGAGAAGAATGTAAATTTTCAGCGTCCAGCGTCCCGAGTTGATGCAGCTAAAGTTGATACAGAGTGTGATTATGTGCTCCTCATGTCTGATCATTCTATCTTTCCTAGTG GTATTCAAGAAGGCGAAACCTGTATATCTGTAGAGATAAAG CCAAAATGTGGATTTCTGCCATCTTCAGAGTATATAGATGAAGGAGATGCCATCAAACGGAGGATTACGCGTTTTAGGATGCACCAAGCACTGAAGTTGCATGATGGAAAG GTATCGGAGTATAGTGACTATGATCCACTTGATCTCTTCTCCGGATCAAAGGACAGAATACATAAAGCTATCAAGGATCTCTTTGCCACCCCACAGAATAATTTGCGGGTATTCGTTAATGGTTCTCTAATATTTGGGGgtttgggtggtggtgcagaAAGTACCGATTCGGTGATTGAGGATAAATTTGAAACAGCACTTGAGGGTGTCATTCAAGGAGGTGATGGCTCCCGTACAGTGAACTTTCTACAGCTTATTGCTGAGATAGTTCATAAATCCGGGGTGATGGATCAGCTCCTGGAAATCCAGAAACTTGATAATCTTGACATAGATGGGGCTATACATGCATATTATGACATTATTTCTGAGCCTTGCATGGTATGTACAGAGTTGGGTAGAGACAAAGCGTCAAACAGATACTCTGCATTGCATTCCCTCCCTTTAGATGAAAAGTTAAAGATTGTGAAGGATTTTCTGATAGCTGCCACAGCCAAGGACTGCAGTTTGATGTTTAGCTTTAGACCAAGGAAAGACGGGAGTATAGGATCTCTATATAACAATGTGTACCTGGAATCTACCAACCAATATTATGACTACAAG GTGCATTTCATTGACCTAGATCTGAAATCTTTAAAGAACTTGGAAACATATTATGAGTTGGACAAAAAGATCGTGAGCTGCTACAATGAAATGATGAACACTAAGGAAAGACTAAAACTACAAGTGCAGAGACTCGTCAAAGTGCGGACTGAGATTAGTTACAGTGCCATGGAGGATGCTTTACTTGAAAAACT GCATGTTCGTTGCTTCCTTAATGGAGTTTGA